The nucleotide sequence ACTGCTGCCTCCCGTAGGAGTCGGGCCCGTGTCTCAGTGCCCGTGTGGCTGATCGTCCTCTCAGACCAGCTACCCATCGTAGCCTTGGTAGGCTTTTACTCTACCAACTAGCTAATGGGACGCATGCTCATCCTCAACCACCGGAATTTTATTCCGTCATTGATGCCAATAACGGAACACATGGGGTATTAATCCTCCTTTCGGAGGGCTATCTCCCGGTTGAGGGCAGATTACATACGCGTTACGCACCCGTTCGCCACTCGCCAGCACCCCGAAGGACCTGCTGCCGTTCGACTTGCATGTATTAAGCCTCCCGCTAGCGTTCATCCTGAGCCAGGATCAAACTCTCCGTAGTAGAAAGAGTTTAAGCTAACGTGATATTTCGAAAAAATTCCAGTTCGACCTGGAACCTCTCACCTCTTCAATACCTTCAAAAGAACTATAAACATGACCTCATTTGGCCATTACAAAGAATTTCTTAATCTGAAATGGGGTGCAAAAGTATGGTTAACTTTTTATACCACCAAATTTTATTTTTAAACTTTTTACTCTACCTCCGTCTCTCCGAAAGCGGCTGCAAAGGTAACTCTCTTTTTCAAATTTCAACATCCCTCTTAAAAGAATTACTCAGCCTCCTTCCCTCACCAGTTTTGAGGATCGCAAAGATACCGCAGGATTCCCATTCTCCAAATTATTTTTTGACATTCATAGCCAACAAACTCATCTTAGTTAGTATGCTTCTAATCCAGTTAACTTCTAAGGGTAAAAATCTCTAACATGAAATCTGTGAATTACTATTATTGGTTACTTTTGCACCAAATTTCGCGATACTTTCTATGAAGCATCCCTGGCATCTATTGCCTTTATATGTCCTCATATTATGCCTTTCAAGTTGTTCTGCTCCCTATTTTCAGGATTCTGATTCTTACCTCCTGCAAGAGAATGACGATTCTCTCTCAGTTAACAGGGATTTGGTGGTACGACCCTATGACATCTTATATATCAATGTAAAGACATATGGTACTGAGATAAATGATTACCTGGCCATCACTGATGCCTCTCCACTGGAATCCGGGGCTTATTACAGGGGATATCTGGTTTCACGTAGCGGTACTGTAGAGTTGCCTTTAGTGGGTATGATTCATATCTCAGGAAAGACATTAAAGGAGGTTCGCGAAGAACTGGAAGATCGCTTCAGTAAATATGTAAACAATCCCTTTATTGAGGTAAAATTTTTAACCTTCAAAGTATACGTTTTAGGTGAAGTCCAAAGCCCAGGATTGGTAACATTGGCAACTGAAGCTGGTACTCTTATGGATGCTTTATCCTTGTCCGGAGATTTAACAGATTATGGAAACAGAGAGAAGATTAAGGTGATCCGTCAGGGTGAGCGACCAACGGTTCAATATGTTGATTTAACGAAAACAGATTTTATAGGCGGTGCTGCATTTCATCTACAACCCAATGATATTGTTTATATTGAGCCAATCGCAGTTAAAAACCTTCAAAAGATCACTCCATTTGTCAGTTTAGGACTCTCTCTTTTTACAGCTATTGTTACACTGCTTACATACCTGGCCAGAAGGCAATAAATTCAGAATTTTAGAGGAGTAAAATGAATATTAAAAATCAAATAGAGAAACCAGAAGAGGGACTGGACCTTAAACCAATTTTAATCGCTCTGAGGCGTAACCTGCATCTCTTTTTACTCTTTATTGCAGTTTCTTTATTTGTAAGCTGGTTAGTAAACCGGTATTCCAAAAAGGTATACTCCATTTCCGGAACCATTCTATTACGAGATGAAAGGAACTGGTCAGTAGGCCAGGAGAATTTTTTTGAAGGGATGGCCCTTTTTAAAGGGGCCAAGAGTATTGCTAACCAGAAGGAGCTACTGACCAGCAAGGCTACCATCCATGAAGCGGCTGAACGGCTAAACTATTCTATTGCATATCTGGGATTTGGCCAGATCATGGCCCAGGAATTATACAAATCTTCTCCTTTTGAGGTAGTTGGTGAATTTAAAGAAAAAGGGGAGGAGGTAAAATTCGGTGTAAAATTCCTGAATAAAAATAGCTTTGAGCTTAGCTACTCCAGTGAGGACAAAGACAAATCTTCGGTAATTAAGAAGCAATATCGCTTTGGAGAACCTATAAACAACGAGTACCTGAATGCAAGGATCGTCCTTACGGAATATTTCCATTCCTCAACGAAGAACGGCAGCTTGCATACTGATGAATATCAGTTTTGGCGCGTTACAAATAAGGATATTGCCAGGCAATATACTGGTAAAATCAGCACTGCCAATATCGAAGAATCAACAGTACTGGAGGTATCATTGAAAGATCAGGTGCCAGAAAGAGGGAAGGATTTCCTGAATGCAGTAATGGATGTATATATTGAACAAGGGGTTCAGGAAAAAAGCCTTATTGCCGCTAAGACAGTGATGTTTATTGATGAACAGCTTCAAAATAATCGCGTAACTTTTCAGGAAATGGAAATAGCGCTTGAAGACTTCAAGAGAAAACACGGAATTATAAATATAAGTGGAGAGGCCCAAAATTACCTTGAAAAAGTAAGTGCCCTGGAGGAAAATATCCATATCCTGGATATCGAGATCAAAAGCCTGCAATTACTCAAACAGTACGTTGAAGAAGAGCGCATTGCAGAGGCAACCATTGGAGAGACCATCATACCAAGCGCCTATGACAACCCCGATCCGGTATTGAACAAACTGATCATTGAACTGATCACGCTGCTGCAGCGCAGAAAGGAACTCTTGCAAACTGCCAAAGAAGCTCTTCCACAAATGGAGGCCATCGCCACCCAGATCAATACGCTCAAGGACGATCTTGCTGAGAACATTAACACTATCATCGCAGGAAAAAGACTTAGACAAAGGGAACTGGAGAAAATAGCCACTACTTATGAAAATGAAATTAGTGCGCTTCCTGAAACAGAAATGGAGTTCCTGAGATTGCAACGAAATTTTGGAATACAGGAAGGCGTACTCTCCTATCTGCTTCAAAAGAAGTCAGAGGCTGAAATTGCAAAAGCGGCCACCGTAAGTGATAATTCAATAATTGACTATGCCACGGTCAGCGGTCCTATCAGCCCTGACACCAAACGTAACTATTTGATCGCTTTATTTATTGGCCTGGCTATTCCTTCTCTCATTACATACCTGAGAGTTTATCTTGACGACAGTGTCGGAGACCGTTCCCATTTAGAGTCTTTAACATCTATACCTATTATAGGTACGGTAGGACACAATGATAAAAATTCCAATCTTGTAATTCATAGTCATCCCAAATCCATTATCTCAGAGGCATTCCGCAGCATTCGTACTAACCTACAGTATTTGGGCAGCACTAACGGAGATAAAGAGCATTCTAACGTGATCCTCATTACCTCCATGGTTGGAGGCGAAGGAAAAACCTTTTGTGCTATCAATCTGGCTTCCGTACTTTCTTATGCTGACAAAAGGGTGATCGTCCTCGGCCTTGATTTGAGAAAGCCTAAAATTCACCTCGAATTTGATATTGAAAACACACTGGGCTTAAGCAATTACCTTATCGGGCAAGCGAGTTCTGGAGACATTATAACTAAAACAAAAGTCGAGAACCTGGATCTGATCACTGCCGGCCCCATTCCTCCTAATCCATCTGAACTCCTTCTCAGCCCTAAGATGAAAGAGCTGTTAGCAGAATTGAAACAACAATACGATTATATAATTCTTGACACGCCACCGGTGGGATTGGTTACTGATGCTTCTATACTAATGGGGCATTCAGATATCAACATTTTCATTATTCGCCAGGGATACAGCAAAGTGGAGTATGTAAAAAGTATCAATAAAATTTACAGTGAAGGAAGCTTCAGTAACATCTATACAATCCTCAATGACTTTAAGCGTTCAGGGGTCGGATATAGCTACAAGTATAGCGGCAAGTACGGCTATGGATACGGTTATGGCTACGGATATGGGTATTACGAAGAAGACGAAAAGAAGAAGAAATCTCTGGTAAAACGCATTTTCACCGGTTAATCAAAATCACATTTCATCTAAAATCATGTTTGAGAAATTAAAGAAAAAAGAGGCTAAGATCGCGGTGATCGGACTCGGCTATGTAGGTTTACCCATTGCCCTGGAATTTGCAAAAAAATTCTCAGTAGTGGGTTTTGATATTAATGACAAGCGGGTTCAGATGATGAAAAACAAAATGGACCCAAGTGAAGAGCTGCAATCTGAGGCATTCAACGGTTGCGACATTCTCTTTACAAGCAACACCGAAGATCTTAAAGATGCCATTTTTCATATTGTAGCCGTCCCCACACCCATTGACGAACATAACATTCCGGATTTACGGCCATTGTTCGGGGCCAGTTCGACAGTAGGCAAAGTTTTAAAAAAGGGTGATATCGTGGTTTTTGAATCTACTGTATATCCCGGATGCACAGAGGAAGATTGCGTCCCTATTCTCGAAAAGGAATCTGGCCTGCAGTACATAGACGATTTCAAAGTGGGTTATTCTCCGGAGCGGATCAATCCGGGTGATAAAGAACACACGCTTACCCGCATCACTAAAGTAGTTTCGGGTTGTGATGAGGGCAGTGCCGAAATAATCGCCCAGGTTTACGAAAGCATCATCACAGCGGGAGTATTTCGTGCCCGTAGTATTAAAGTAGCTGAGGCAGCCAAGGTCATTGAAAATACTCAGCGCGATCTCAACATTGCCCTGATGAACGAGCTTTCGATCATTTTCAATAAAATGGATATCAATACTTATGATGTCCTGGAAGCCGCAGGTACAAAATGGAACTTTCTTAAATTCTTCCCGGGTCTGGTAGGGGGCCACTGTATTGGTGTCGATCCATATTACCTCACGCATAAATCAGATGAACTCGGCTACCATGCTAAAGTCATTCTCGCAGGAAGGCAGATCAATGACGGCATGGGAGCACATATTGCCAAGCAGGCGGTCAAGCTGCTAATTGATAAAGATAAGTCGCTGAAACAATGCCGGGTGCTGATCTTGGGTGCAACCTTTAAAGAAAATGTTGCTGACATTCGAAATTCCAAGGTGGCCAATGTGGTGAGTGAACTTATGAGCTATAATCTGAATGTAGACGTTACTGATCCACATGCATCCTCAGAACAATTTGAACATGAATATGGGATAAAACTCATTGAGCAACCCAAAGGAAAATACGATTTGATCATCCTCGCTGTTGCCCACGATGAATATAAAGGCAAAGGAACAGACTACTTCGCAAGCCTTTCATCAGATGGTCCAGTGCTGATGGATATTAAAGGTATTTTTCGCGATCAATTGCCCGACCTCACTTACTGGAGCCTCTAAACAGCCTCTCCCCAATGCCCAAAATCCTTATCACCGGTACTGCCGGATTCATCGGTTTTCACCTGGCGCAAAAGCTTATTGCCGATACCAACTTTGAAATTATCAGTGTTGACGGAATTAACGACTATTATGAGGTGAGCCTGAAAACAGGCCGGCTTAAAGCGTTAGGATTCAATACTGACAATATTTCTTATGGCAAATTCCTTAGCAGTGGCCCACGGCACAAGTTCATTCAGTTGAATCTGGAAGATAAGGATGGAATGGAAAAACTCTTCCATGAACAGCAGTTCGATTACGTTGTCAACCTCGCTGCGCAAGCCGGTGTCCGGTACTCTTTGCAAAATCCAAGGGCCTATGTGCAAAGTAACATTGATGGATTTATAAATATCCTGGAAGGGTGCAGACATAATAAAGTGAGACACCTTGTATACGCTTCCAGTTCTTCGGTTTATGGATTAAACACCTCACAGCCCTTTTCGGTGTCAAATTCTGTGGATCATCCAATTTCGATGTATGCCGCCACCAAAAAGAGCAATGAATTGATGGCCCATACCTATTCCTACTTATATGATATCCCTACTACCGGCCTCCGGTTCTTTACCGTATATGGCCCATGGGGGAGACCGGATATGGCGCTCTTTCTTTTTACCAAAAATATTCTTGAAGAAAAGCCCATTCAGGTTTTTAATAATGGAAACATGAAGCGCGACTTCACCTATGTTCTGGATATAGTGGAAGCCCTTAAACGTCTCCTTCTGATAATACCACAGGGCGATCCTTCATTTAATACAACCGCTCCGGATCCTTCCCGCAGCACTGCACCGTACAAGGTTTTTAACATCGGTAACAACTCTCCGGTAGAACTCATGCACTTTATCAGATGTATTGAGGAAGTAGCAGGAAAAGAAGCTACTATTAATTATATGCCCATACAGCCCGGAGATGTGCCTGAAACTTACGCAGATGTAAAATCTCTTTACGCTGCCATTGACTTTAAACCCGGCACACCCGTGCTGGAAGGTATAAAGGCTTTTGTGAATTGGTACCGCGATTATTATAAGGTATAAGCCTTTCCTCTTCACTATTCGGTAATTCCTATATAGGGTTCATCATTTTCAAATGAATGAGGGGACTTGCGCTGTTAAAAGGTCTGAGGAATACTCACCTCCCTTTCATCTGATAATTTCTGTAAACAAGGCTTACTGCCGGTCGTCAGGCCACCTCTCTTCTTCCATCCTTTTCCGCTTACTCAATTTTTTATAGTACCATGTTTTGCATAGTACTATAAAAGAACCTTTCCTTTGCCAAGATTTCAACTTCCAGATCAAAACTTTAATTCAATTCCAAAAACATTTTGCTCGCTTAAGAAAACTCACCAACTTTGCCGAAACTTTCAAGGTTTTAAAAGTTTCCAATGGATCCGATGGTTCCCTACACAAAACTTTATGACAAAAGAGAAGGATATTATTTCGCAGGTACAGCCTCTTTTCTTCAGGTGTGGTATCAAAAGCATTTCTATGGATGAGATTGCTAATCAGCTTGGTGTATCGAAGAAAACCCTTTATGAGCATTTTCAAAATAAAGCCCAGCTCGTTGAAAAGGTGGTCCTATACTTCTTTGAAAAACATAAAGAAAGGCTCATTGAAGCAGGTAAGATTCCCGGAAATTCAATTGATCAGCTCAATCACATTTTCCAACTTAACTGCCATCAATTCAGGCAGGTACACCCTTCAGTGCTATATGATATAAAGAAGTACTACAACGATAGCTGGACAGCTTTTCAGGCTTACCGCGATGAATTCGTTTATGCCCACATCATGGCAAATCTTGAAGAGGGGATAAAGCAAGGACTTTACAGAAGCGAACTTAACCGGGAAATTATCACCAAACTCTATATAGCCCGCATGGATATTATCATGGATACTCAAATTTTCCCACCGGAAAAATTTTCCTTCAGCCTTATTCTGCACGAACTCTTCGTGTATCATATCCGCGGCATTGCCACAACTAAAGGACTCCAATACCTCGAAAATGAAATCAAACTTGAATTTTAATTTTAAATACAAGATGACTTTTAACAGGATCATCCTTTTCATTCTACTGTTCTTACCCTTTAGCGCGCTAGCTCAAATTGCCGGAGAACCCGCAGTGAAAAACGCTTTTTCACTGGAAGAGGCGCAGCTTTATGCCTTACAGAACAATTTGAATATCAGCAATTCCCGACTGGACGAGGAGATTGCAAGGAAAAAAATTGCGGAAACCCGCGCTATTGGCCTTCCCCAGGTGGATGGCCAGGTTAATTTTCAGAAATTTCTCGACATTCCTGTGCAGCTTATTCCGGCTGAATTTTTTGGCGGACCTCCCGGCACATTCGAAGAAATTCGCTTTGGCACCAATTACAATCTCACCGCCCAGTTGAGCGTAAATCAACTGCTTTTTGACGGCACCTATTTCGTTGGACTCAAGGCTGCTGCGGTTTATGCAGAACTCTCTCAGCGGCAAACGCACCTGTCAGAGCTGGACGTAAAACTCAACGTGGAGAAAGCCTACTTTACTGCACTCCTCTCCTCCACCAATCTTCAGTTTATGCAACGCAATATGGAAGAAGCTGAACGGCAACTTTTTGAAACGCAACAGCTTTACGAAAATGGATTCGTGGAACAGCTTGATGTTGACCGCCTGCAACTGAACCTGAATAACCTGGAGAACCAGATCAATGCGTTAGAACGGCAAAAGGATGCCGCCAGGCTCCTGTTGAAATTCCAGATGGGCTATCCGATGGCGGATGATATTCTGCTAACCGACAGCCTTGAACGTTTTGCCAATGAACCTGCGTCCCCCGTTGCGGAGGGTGATTATACCTCGAACAGGATCGAATATCAGCTTCTGCAAACTCAGGCAGAACTTCAGAAACTTAATACACAAAGCTATAACGTTTCGTACCTGCCAAGCATTAGTGGCAGCTTTATTCACCAGCAAGTGGCACAGCGAAATGAATTCAACTTTACGCAATCAGGCTACCCCTGGTTTCCGAGCACCATTCTGGGCGTAACCTTGCGATTGCCAATATGGGACAGCTTTACGAAGAGTGCTCAGATACAGCAATCAAAACTGGAACTGGAAAAAATACTGAATCAACAGGATAACCTTTCTGAATCCGTAAGCCTGGAAGTGGCGCAGGCAAGGAATGATCTGCTTACCGCGCAGGAACAATTCGCTACGCAGGAGCAAAACCTGGAACTGGCCGAGCGGATACATGAAAAAAGCAATATTAAATATAAAGAAGGAGTAGGCAGCAGCCTGGAACTGAGCACTGCCCAATCCTCCTTTTATCAAACCCAAACCAACTACTTCACTGCCCTTTATGAATTGCTGATTGCACGGGCTGAGCTACAAAAGGCGACCGGACAATATGCTGACTGAAACGATGAATTTTAACAGAATGAAAACTATTAGCATCAATTTAAACATGAAAAAACTAATCATACTTCTGATGCTTGCAGCCGGAATACAGGCATGCAGCGGCAATGGAGAAGGCGATCTGGACGCTAAAAAGAAGGAGCTTTCAGAGAAAAAGGCTGAACTAAAGGAAATCGAGAAAGAAATAAAATCCCTGCAAATTGAGATAGCAAAACTGGATACCTCCACGAACTATCGCAAGAACGTGACTTTGGTAGAGGTGGATCCTGTTGACACCGGCATTTTCCGGCATTTCATCGAAATTCAGGGCACCGCGAAATCACGCCAGAATGTTCAGGTCTATCCTGACGTGTCCGGGCAAATACTGCAGATCCTTGTGAGAGAAGGCCAGAGAGTGAGCGAGGGACAATTGCTCGCGAAGCTGGACAACGACATCATAGCCCGCAACATTGAGGAACTCGAAACAGCTTACGATCTGGCCAACACCACTTTTGAGAAACAGGAAAGGCTCTGGAAACAGGATATTGGTTCTGAAATGCAATATCTGCAGGCTAAGAACCAGAAAGAAAGCCTGGAAAACCAGATCAACTCTGCACGGGCTCAGCTTTCAAAAACGCAGATCACCGCGCCCATTAACGGAATGGTGGACGAGGTAATGCTGAATCCTGGCGAAATGGCCAATCCTGCTCAGCCTCTTTTCCGGGTGGTAAACCTGGATAAGATCGAGGTTTCTGCTGAAGTATCAGAGCGATACATTGGTAAGATAGAAACAGGAGACACCGCCCTCGTCAGCTTTCCTTCACTTAACCTCGATATAAATGTTCCCGTAACGTATGTAAGCCAGGTCGTGAATCCTGGAGACAGAACTTTCCGGGTGGATGTGCTGCTGGATAACCGCGACAAAAAGATAAAACCCAATGTGATGGCGGTTCTGAAGCTGAATGACTACACCAGTGAAAATACGGTAATTGTGCCTACCCATGTAGTACAGCAATCCAACCGGGGCGCATTTGTTTTTGTGGCAGATAAAACCAACGAAGGGCCAGTAGCAAAAAAGGTTTTTATTGAACCCGGCAACACTTACGATCTGGAGACAGAAGTGCTCACCGGCCTCAGCGGCAATGAAAGACTTATCACACGAGGCTACCAGGATCTGACAGATGGCGACCCCATTCGCCTGAAGAGTGAGACCGCCCAAAATCAGCTTTAACAGGGAAAATTCTCTCCTTTATTTCAAACAGTAAATATGAGCACTGAAAAAGCACCCGATAAAAACAAGGTGATACGTTCATTTGGGATCACCAATCTTTCGCTCCTTAACAGGATCAGCGTACTCATCATTACGCTCCTTATTACATTCGGAGGTCTATACTCCTATATCATTATCCCCAAAGAATCCTTTCCTGAAATTGTAATACCTACTATATATATAGGTACCGCATATCCTGGAAACTCTCCGGTGGATATGGAAAATCTTATCACCCGGCCCATAGAAAAAGAGCTGAAATCTTTGACGGGGCTGAAGAAGATCGGTTCTACATCTATCCAGGATTTTTCCACCATAATCGTAGAGTTCAATCCCGGGGTGGATATTCCTAAGGCTTTGCAGGATACCAAAGATGCCGTGGACCGGGCAAAAAAGGATTTGCCGACTGACCTGGATAATGATCCAAACGTCTTCGAAATCAACTTCAGTGAGTTTCCTATCATGACCGTAAATATTTCCGGTGATTATGATTTGGATAAACTGAAAGAATTCGCGGAATATCTGCAGGATGATATCGAGGGTCTTAGTGAAATTTCGAGTGCCGACATTCTGGGAGCGCTGGAAAGAGAAATATATATTAATGCAGATCCCTTTGCTATGGCGGCAAGCCAGGTTTCGTTCTCTGATATTGAAACCGCCATCAGCAATGAAAATATGTCAATGTCTGCAGGCGATCTCCTTTCAGATGATTTCAGGCGGACCATCAGAATCACGGGCGAATTCCAGGATCCGATGCAGCTTCAGAATGTGATCGTTAAAAAGGAAAAAGACCGTACGGTTTATCTCCGCAATGTGGCTACCGTAAGCGACAGTTACCAGGAGCGCGAGAGCTACGCCCGCTCCGGTGGGTTACCCGTTATATCGCTGCAAGTGGTAAAGAGGAGCGGAGAAAATCTGCTGAAAGCTGCAGATAAGATCACTGCACTTATTGAGACGGCCAAGGCTGAGAAGCTCCCTGAAAATGTAACGATTAATATTACAAATGATCAGAGCAAGTTTACCCGCAATAGTGTAAACAACCTGGAAAACAGCATCATCTCAGGTGTGATTCTGGTGGTTTTAGTGCTGCTCTTTTTTATGGGTGTAAGAAATGCACTATTCGTAGGGATGGCCATTCCATTGTCAATGTTCATGGCTTTTTTGGTGCTCAATTTTTCTGGCGTTACGCTGAATATGATGGTGCTGTTCGGGCTTATCCTGGCGCTGGGAATGCTGGTGGACAACGGGATTGTAGTCATCGAAAATATATACAGGCTGATGCAGGAAGGCTATTCGCCATTACGGGCCGCGAAAGAAGGAGCCGGAGAAGTAGCGCTGCCCATTATCACCTCCACGCTTACTACCGTTGCCGCATTTGTTCCGCTCGCATTCTGGCAGGGCATCATCGGGGAATTCATGAAGTACCTCCCTATTACGCTGATCATTGTCCTTTCTTCCTCACTTTTCGTAGCCCTCGTTATCAACCCGGTTTTCGCATCTTACTTCATGAAGCTGGATGACAAAGCCAAAAAGGGACGTAAAAAACTGATTATCATCAGCATGATAATGCTTCTCGTGGCAGTCCTGTGCTATACCATCAATCTCAATTTGCTGGGTGGGTTGCTTATCGTGGGTGCCTTTCTGGTGGTTCTTAATATGTATGTGCTCAACCCTACCTCCCACTGGTTTCAGGAAAAAGCGATGCCTAGGCTAGAGCGATTTTACAGATCACACTTGCGCTCCGCATTGATAGGCAAAGCGCCCTATTTCTATTTTGGAGGAACCTTCGCTGTGCTCATCCTCGTGCTGATGCTGTTTGGAATGTTTGCTCCCAAGATAGACCTGTTTCCGGATAATGATCCGCAGTATATAAATGTCTTTGCCGAGCTCCCCATCGGGACCGACATTGAATATACTGATTCGGTTACCAAAATTATGGAGAAGCGGATTTTTGAAATAATGGAACCTTACGGAGATGCTGTGGAAGCTGTAATTGCCAACGTGGGGGCAGGGGCGGGAGATGATA is from Bacteroidia bacterium and encodes:
- a CDS encoding efflux RND transporter permease subunit; this encodes MSTEKAPDKNKVIRSFGITNLSLLNRISVLIITLLITFGGLYSYIIIPKESFPEIVIPTIYIGTAYPGNSPVDMENLITRPIEKELKSLTGLKKIGSTSIQDFSTIIVEFNPGVDIPKALQDTKDAVDRAKKDLPTDLDNDPNVFEINFSEFPIMTVNISGDYDLDKLKEFAEYLQDDIEGLSEISSADILGALEREIYINADPFAMAASQVSFSDIETAISNENMSMSAGDLLSDDFRRTIRITGEFQDPMQLQNVIVKKEKDRTVYLRNVATVSDSYQERESYARSGGLPVISLQVVKRSGENLLKAADKITALIETAKAEKLPENVTINITNDQSKFTRNSVNNLENSIISGVILVVLVLLFFMGVRNALFVGMAIPLSMFMAFLVLNFSGVTLNMMVLFGLILALGMLVDNGIVVIENIYRLMQEGYSPLRAAKEGAGEVALPIITSTLTTVAAFVPLAFWQGIIGEFMKYLPITLIIVLSSSLFVALVINPVFASYFMKLDDKAKKGRKKLIIISMIMLLVAVLCYTINLNLLGGLLIVGAFLVVLNMYVLNPTSHWFQEKAMPRLERFYRSHLRSALIGKAPYFYFGGTFAVLILVLMLFGMFAPKIDLFPDNDPQYINVFAELPIGTDIEYTDSVTKIMEKRIFEIMEPYGDAVEAVIANVGAGAGDDMDMGNNITPNRSRITISFVEYEFRDTISTKAIMEDLRNSFNDLAGVEITVDKNQMGPPVGKPINIEVSGEDYDELIALSENLIQTIDNANIHGIEELKMDLETQKPQILMNIDREKARRYGLSTGRIASDLRTALFGKEISKFKEGEDEYEITLKLDDKYRYNLPVLMNQRITFRDQASGNVQQVPISALAELEYSSTYGSVKRKDLDRVITIYSNVTGDGNATQIVGQIQELLSDFEMPAGYDVKFTGEQEEQEKSFIFLVQAMMIAVFAIVLILVSQFNSIIKPLIILFSVIFSTIGVFLGLLVFRMDFIVIMTGIGIISLAGIVVNNAIVLIDYTDLVRKRMRKELGLEEQRLPHDQFVDAIVEGGATRLRPVLLTAITTVLGLIPLATGLNINFYGLLAHFQPDIYWGGDNAAFWGPMAWTVVFGLTFATFLTLVIVPVMYVLSDRLATVFDKSQRHSHSLAEAKQKEASGDEGNLSPATL